In Sphingomonas sp. SUN019, one genomic interval encodes:
- the hppD gene encoding 4-hydroxyphenylpyruvate dioxygenase, with translation MLSENPLGLNGFEFVEFTSPDPQAMAAQFEQLGFVPTHRHPSKNITRYKQGRINLMLNRDADGRVAQFRGEHGASASAMAFRVADPAKAMEWALAHGATRTAEDDTVIEGIGGSYLYFIQDGIDLYADWAAFDGWEAAEAENNVGLDLLDHLTHNVRRGQMQVWSEFYKTLFGFEEQKYFDIKGKATGLFSQAMIAPDKAIRIPLNESQDDKSQIEEFIRDYHGEGIQHLALTTPDIFDTVERLRARGVKLQDTIETYYELVDKRVPGHGEDLERLRKNRILIDGNVGDEGILLQIFTENMFGPIFFEIIQRKGNEGFGNGNFQALFESIELDQIRRGVIKVDA, from the coding sequence ATGCTCTCCGAAAACCCGTTGGGCCTGAACGGATTCGAATTTGTCGAGTTCACCTCACCTGATCCGCAGGCGATGGCGGCGCAGTTCGAACAGCTTGGCTTCGTGCCGACGCACCGGCATCCGTCCAAGAACATCACCCGTTACAAGCAGGGCCGCATCAACCTGATGCTCAACCGTGACGCCGACGGCCGCGTTGCGCAGTTTCGGGGTGAACATGGCGCATCGGCCAGCGCGATGGCGTTCCGCGTCGCCGATCCGGCGAAGGCGATGGAATGGGCGCTGGCGCACGGTGCGACGCGCACGGCCGAGGACGATACCGTGATCGAGGGGATCGGCGGGTCGTATCTGTATTTCATCCAGGACGGCATCGACCTGTACGCCGATTGGGCCGCGTTCGACGGCTGGGAAGCGGCGGAGGCGGAGAACAACGTCGGGCTGGATCTGCTCGACCACCTGACCCACAACGTCCGCCGCGGGCAGATGCAGGTGTGGAGCGAGTTCTACAAGACGCTGTTCGGGTTCGAGGAACAGAAGTATTTCGACATCAAGGGCAAGGCGACGGGCCTGTTCAGCCAGGCGATGATCGCCCCTGACAAGGCGATCCGCATCCCGCTGAACGAGAGCCAGGACGACAAGAGCCAGATCGAGGAATTTATCCGCGACTATCACGGCGAGGGCATCCAGCACCTGGCGCTCACCACGCCCGACATCTTCGACACCGTCGAGCGTTTGCGCGCGCGCGGCGTGAAGTTGCAGGATACGATCGAGACCTATTACGAACTGGTCGACAAGCGCGTTCCCGGCCACGGCGAGGATCTGGAACGGCTGCGCAAGAACCGCATCCTGATCGACGGCAATGTCGGCGACGAGGGTATCTTGTTGCAGATCTTCACCGAGAATATGTTCGGCCCGATCTTCTTCGAGATCATTCAGCGGAAGGGCAACGAAGGGTTTGGAAACGGGAATTTTCAGGCGTTGTTCGAATCGATTGAACTGGATCAGATCCGGCGCGGCGTCATTAAGGTCGACGCGTAA
- a CDS encoding MarR family winged helix-turn-helix transcriptional regulator produces the protein MSKRLELDRFLPYRLSVTSNLVSDRIARAYEALFGLTIPEWRLVAVIAEAKAITQAEIGERTWMDKVTVSRAAIALVERGLLSRTANPADKRSHHLSLTDAGRDLYAAIAPKALELESRIFASFSKTELDGFVTLLQRIDAAVMNT, from the coding sequence ATGTCAAAACGTCTCGAACTCGATCGGTTCCTTCCTTATCGTCTGTCGGTCACATCCAATCTGGTCAGCGACCGGATCGCGCGGGCGTACGAAGCGCTGTTCGGGCTGACGATTCCCGAATGGCGCCTGGTGGCGGTGATCGCCGAGGCTAAGGCGATCACGCAGGCCGAGATCGGCGAACGTACCTGGATGGACAAGGTGACCGTCAGCCGCGCCGCGATCGCGCTGGTCGAACGCGGTCTATTGTCGCGTACCGCCAACCCGGCCGATAAACGATCGCACCATCTGTCGCTGACCGACGCCGGGCGCGACCTGTACGCCGCCATCGCACCAAAGGCGCTGGAATTGGAATCGCGCATCTTCGCATCGTTCAGCAAGACCGAACTTGATGGGTTCGTGACGTTGCTGCAGCGGATCGACGCCGCGGTGATGAACACGTGA
- a CDS encoding ROK family protein, with the protein MTDTPLIAGIELGGTKCVAILARGPDAIEDRIELPTTRPEETLAALERAIDGWRGFAALGIASFGPVSIDRGSGEYGSITSTPKPGWAHTDVARRLGNRYRVPTGFHTDVVGAALGEARWGAAAGLADLAYVTVGTGIGVGLVAGGRAVDGLTHSELGHVRPPRLPDDDWIGGCPFHGACCEGLASGPAIAARTGVKGQDLPADDPAWDGVVHAIAHLLYTLVLTGVPRRIVMGGGVMVGNQFLFPRVRAQMKALLAGYVPLAEIEQADSYVVPAALGANAGPLGAIVLGINALNETSFTAA; encoded by the coding sequence TTGACCGACACACCGTTGATCGCCGGTATCGAGCTGGGCGGCACCAAATGCGTTGCGATCCTGGCGCGCGGGCCAGATGCGATCGAGGACCGCATCGAACTGCCGACGACGCGTCCTGAAGAAACGTTGGCGGCGCTGGAGCGGGCGATCGACGGCTGGCGCGGGTTCGCCGCACTGGGGATCGCTAGTTTCGGTCCCGTGTCGATCGATCGCGGTTCAGGCGAATACGGATCGATCACCTCTACCCCGAAGCCGGGTTGGGCGCATACCGACGTCGCCAGGCGATTGGGCAACAGGTATCGCGTCCCGACCGGCTTCCACACGGACGTCGTTGGCGCGGCGTTGGGCGAGGCGCGCTGGGGCGCCGCCGCGGGGCTGGCCGATCTGGCCTATGTCACCGTGGGCACAGGGATCGGCGTCGGACTGGTCGCGGGGGGAAGGGCGGTTGACGGACTGACGCACAGCGAGCTTGGCCACGTCCGCCCGCCGCGCTTGCCCGACGACGACTGGATCGGCGGCTGCCCGTTCCACGGCGCGTGTTGCGAGGGATTGGCGTCCGGTCCCGCGATCGCCGCGCGGACCGGCGTGAAGGGCCAGGATCTGCCCGCCGACGACCCGGCCTGGGACGGCGTCGTCCATGCGATCGCGCATTTGCTCTACACGCTCGTCCTGACTGGCGTGCCGCGGCGGATCGTAATGGGGGGCGGGGTGATGGTCGGGAACCAATTCCTGTTCCCACGGGTCCGTGCGCAGATGAAGGCGTTGCTGGCGGGCTACGTCCCGCTCGCCGAGATCGAACAGGCCGACAGCTATGTCGTACCCGCGGCGCTGGGCGCGAACGCCGGGCCGCTCGGCGCAATCGTGTTGGGGATCAACGCGCTCAACGAAACATCGTTTACGGCCGCTTAA
- a CDS encoding bifunctional diguanylate cyclase/phosphodiesterase has product MRILIVDDEPALHDSYRRCFAPVANEDANALSAMASELFDDAVEAAVDDTPVFDCDHHLQGLDAVAAVERALAAGEPYSVAFIDVRMPPGIDGKETATRIRALDAEINLVIVTGYSDYSPIEISKVAGPADKIFYIAKPFELAEIVQTATALGKRWEVDRELAGARAMLAQQVVQLEEQGAELAANESRAVHIANHDSLTDAPNRLAFTRALADRAKQPGMFAVAMIDLDRFKLVNDTLGHLAGDELIREVCLILQRSAPEGGLVARLGGDEFGVLFDTAGDEAAVMAVDRIVHACAVTMKVFGHSVQGAASAGLVTAGDNGLRDPVDLLRRADLALNDAKRNGRGVARLFDESMDEGIRVRRRIESGLSQAIARGELAMVYQPIVAREQLEVMGFEALLRWNTQEYGPISPAVFIPIAEESNLIHELGDWVLKESLAVLNQWPGQYVSVNFSPRQFRRHNFVGYVMECVQRAGIEPHRLQIEITETAIFDDAERAAETLYKLRQMGFRIALDDFGTGYSSLYNIRKFALDSLKIDRSFIDGMGRERESAAIVHSIIHLGKALGLGVIAEGVETAAQVQSLRIAGASHMQGYFFSRPVAEDVAREIAETRFMGDDPSQDDVSDEAPGTGTDG; this is encoded by the coding sequence ATGCGCATCCTGATCGTAGACGACGAGCCCGCGCTGCACGATTCCTATCGCCGCTGCTTCGCGCCGGTCGCGAACGAGGATGCAAATGCGCTATCCGCGATGGCGTCGGAGTTGTTCGACGATGCGGTGGAGGCCGCGGTCGACGATACGCCGGTGTTCGATTGCGATCACCACCTGCAGGGGCTGGACGCAGTCGCTGCGGTCGAACGCGCGCTGGCGGCGGGCGAACCCTATTCGGTCGCGTTCATCGACGTGCGGATGCCGCCCGGTATCGACGGCAAGGAAACCGCGACCCGCATCCGCGCGCTCGATGCGGAGATCAATCTGGTTATCGTGACAGGATATTCCGATTACTCTCCAATCGAGATCAGCAAGGTTGCAGGGCCGGCCGACAAGATCTTCTACATCGCCAAGCCGTTCGAGCTGGCGGAGATCGTCCAGACCGCGACCGCGCTGGGTAAGCGGTGGGAGGTCGATCGTGAACTCGCCGGCGCGCGCGCGATGCTGGCGCAGCAGGTGGTGCAGCTTGAGGAGCAGGGCGCCGAACTCGCCGCGAACGAAAGCCGCGCGGTTCATATCGCCAATCACGATTCGCTGACCGACGCGCCCAATCGCCTGGCGTTCACGCGTGCATTGGCCGATCGCGCGAAGCAGCCGGGGATGTTCGCGGTCGCGATGATCGACCTCGACCGGTTCAAGCTGGTCAACGATACGCTGGGCCACCTGGCGGGTGACGAGCTGATCCGCGAAGTGTGCCTGATCCTGCAGCGTTCGGCGCCCGAAGGCGGGCTGGTCGCGCGGCTGGGCGGCGATGAATTCGGCGTGCTGTTCGATACGGCGGGCGACGAGGCCGCGGTGATGGCGGTCGACCGGATCGTCCATGCCTGCGCGGTGACGATGAAGGTCTTCGGCCATTCGGTGCAGGGCGCGGCCTCGGCCGGGCTGGTCACCGCGGGCGACAACGGCCTGCGCGATCCGGTCGACCTGCTGCGTCGCGCCGACCTTGCGTTGAATGACGCCAAGCGGAACGGGCGCGGCGTCGCGCGGCTGTTCGACGAGAGCATGGACGAGGGTATTCGCGTCCGCCGCCGGATCGAAAGCGGCCTGTCGCAGGCGATCGCCCGCGGCGAACTGGCGATGGTGTATCAGCCGATCGTCGCGCGCGAACAGCTGGAAGTGATGGGGTTCGAGGCGCTGCTGCGCTGGAACACGCAGGAATATGGCCCGATCAGCCCGGCGGTATTCATTCCGATCGCCGAGGAATCGAACCTGATCCACGAATTGGGCGACTGGGTGCTGAAGGAGTCGCTCGCGGTGCTCAATCAATGGCCGGGGCAATATGTCTCGGTCAATTTCAGCCCACGCCAGTTTCGACGGCACAATTTCGTCGGTTACGTCATGGAATGCGTGCAGCGCGCCGGGATCGAGCCGCACCGGCTGCAGATCGAGATCACCGAAACCGCCATCTTCGACGATGCGGAACGGGCGGCGGAGACGCTCTACAAATTGCGCCAGATGGGGTTCCGCATCGCGCTCGACGATTTCGGCACGGGCTATTCGTCGCTCTACAATATTCGCAAGTTCGCGCTCGATTCGCTGAAGATCGACCGCAGCTTCATCGACGGCATGGGGCGTGAACGCGAAAGCGCGGCAATCGTCCATTCGATCATCCACCTGGGCAAGGCGCTGGGACTTGGCGTGATCGCCGAGGGGGTTGAGACCGCCGCGCAGGTGCAGTCGCTGCGCATCGCGGGCGCGAGCCATATGCAGGGCTATTTCTTCTCCCGTCCCGTCGCCGAGGATGTCGCGCGCGAAATCGCGGAGACGCGGTTTATGGGCGACGATCCGTCGCAGGATGACGTCAGCGACGAAGCACCGGGCACCGGGACCGACGGCTGA
- a CDS encoding CHASE4 domain-containing protein, protein MAGLMRSGRIERLRNPRSLGGRLVLILTAVGVAGAIGITLLLAGIITPNFNQLEAKAVAGHIERTHAALAEYRSKVESAVRDYGDWNDSYDYIAHPTAAFERESFSPLAMDNLDVEGMAYVGNDRRILIARWRGDDAMRRRLVTAIGAMDFARALGAASSTSFYARMGNVVAAVGIARVRRSDGTGNPRGYVLMARQITSRQLSGLLSLNARIDLSTAPVIETHTLSRMAIAVPIAGADRRAVASAHFVVPRDVSVLGRRMLLLAVAGSTLLLLIVLLVLRRVITQLVLKPLNRVETHMQMVRASGSLGLLDEDRRQDEIGSLGRSFNAMLRQLKDLREQLEVQSFALGRSESAVAVMHNVRNALNPVSTIISQGMARTPPIDRMTLDRAAAELGKDDLPAVRRQKLTAFVLAAIEALEAARIDQQQQLGVGRTAMAHVLEIIGQQQANAHERPALAVCDVTDIIAQNATIARYSGETSIAFSFPAHPHPVLANRVILSQVIGNLFANAAEAVSGAGRASGSIAVSVDCNDAVVTVRIRDDGEGFEPGVGATLFQRGFSTRAHKSGGLGLHWCANSMSAMEGGLRLESEGIGRGAVAVLTLKAPLAQAQAA, encoded by the coding sequence ATGGCTGGCCTCATGCGGTCCGGCCGGATCGAACGGTTGCGCAATCCGCGCTCGCTCGGCGGCCGCCTTGTCCTGATCCTGACTGCGGTCGGGGTGGCCGGGGCGATCGGCATCACCCTGCTTCTCGCCGGGATCATTACACCGAACTTCAATCAGCTGGAGGCGAAAGCTGTCGCGGGACATATCGAGCGGACGCACGCCGCGCTCGCCGAATACAGGTCGAAAGTCGAAAGCGCAGTGCGCGATTATGGCGACTGGAACGACAGCTATGATTATATTGCGCATCCGACCGCGGCTTTTGAGCGGGAGAGCTTTTCCCCGTTGGCGATGGACAATCTCGATGTCGAAGGCATGGCCTATGTCGGCAACGATCGCCGCATCCTGATCGCGCGCTGGCGCGGCGACGATGCGATGCGGCGACGACTGGTGACCGCGATCGGCGCGATGGACTTCGCGCGCGCGCTTGGCGCTGCCAGTTCGACCAGTTTCTATGCGCGGATGGGCAACGTCGTCGCGGCGGTCGGCATCGCCAGGGTCCGGCGCAGCGACGGCACGGGCAATCCTCGGGGCTACGTCCTGATGGCTCGCCAGATCACCTCCCGGCAACTGTCGGGCCTGCTGTCGCTCAACGCGCGGATCGACCTGTCGACAGCGCCGGTCATCGAAACGCACACGCTGTCGCGGATGGCGATTGCGGTGCCGATCGCCGGGGCGGACCGGCGCGCCGTGGCGAGTGCGCATTTCGTCGTGCCGCGCGACGTGTCGGTGCTGGGGCGGCGCATGTTGTTGCTGGCGGTCGCCGGATCGACTTTGCTGTTGCTGATCGTGCTGCTGGTGCTGCGCCGCGTCATTACGCAATTGGTGTTGAAGCCGCTCAACCGCGTCGAAACGCATATGCAGATGGTGCGCGCATCGGGCTCGCTGGGACTGCTGGACGAAGATCGCCGGCAGGACGAAATCGGATCGTTGGGACGTAGTTTCAATGCGATGCTGCGGCAATTGAAGGATCTGCGCGAACAATTGGAGGTGCAGAGCTTTGCGCTCGGCCGCTCCGAAAGTGCGGTCGCAGTGATGCACAACGTCCGCAACGCGCTGAACCCTGTGTCGACGATCATCAGCCAGGGGATGGCGCGCACCCCGCCGATCGACCGGATGACGCTGGATCGCGCCGCGGCGGAACTGGGCAAGGATGATCTGCCCGCTGTGCGACGGCAGAAGCTGACCGCGTTCGTCCTGGCCGCGATCGAGGCTTTGGAGGCGGCGCGGATCGATCAGCAGCAGCAGCTTGGCGTTGGGCGCACCGCGATGGCGCATGTGCTGGAAATCATCGGTCAGCAACAGGCGAACGCGCACGAACGCCCGGCGCTCGCCGTTTGCGACGTGACCGACATCATCGCGCAGAATGCGACGATCGCGCGCTATTCGGGCGAAACGTCGATCGCCTTCAGTTTTCCCGCGCATCCCCATCCGGTGCTGGCGAACCGCGTCATCCTGAGCCAGGTGATCGGCAATCTGTTCGCCAATGCGGCCGAGGCGGTCAGTGGGGCGGGACGAGCGAGCGGCTCGATCGCGGTCAGCGTCGACTGCAACGATGCGGTCGTCACGGTGCGGATCCGCGACGACGGCGAAGGGTTCGAGCCCGGCGTCGGCGCAACGTTGTTCCAGCGTGGATTTTCCACACGCGCGCATAAATCGGGCGGACTGGGGCTGCATTGGTGCGCCAATTCGATGAGCGCGATGGAGGGCGGCTTGCGGCTGGAGAGCGAGGGTATCGGGCGCGGCGCGGTGGCGGTGCTGACGTTGAAAGCGCCGCTCGCGCAGGCGCAGGCGGCCTAA
- a CDS encoding SET domain-containing protein: MLASFAGYAIYLAGLNQRLVEPNRASWLIWGSATAIEAVTYAAVNPGTPQSIVFLVSAVACLTVALALWRRSRWSAPDAVESVCMGVSLTAIVLWLVFREAFWAHMIVVAAVPISFWPTWRSVWVDRARERSPAWGLWTVGDLATLLLATRTGSQDVGEYAYIVVELVCHASVWFMIGLPTINPLRSFGWREGRLRVLDAYAPAVNPFSVGANHLGKAVFARVDFMEGETIVRFSGRRIAAARVPRKLLGRGDRFLQIARDQYLGPSGAIDDLINHHCAPNAGLRFMADGVFLIAARDIVAGEEINWDYSTTLSDGGWTMKCECGAAACRGTIAAFDTLPPDRQDWYRARNLVAPYLRGDAKRAEKVA; encoded by the coding sequence GTGCTCGCCAGCTTCGCGGGCTATGCGATCTATCTCGCTGGGCTGAACCAGCGCCTGGTCGAGCCGAACCGCGCGTCGTGGCTGATCTGGGGGAGCGCCACCGCGATCGAGGCGGTGACCTATGCCGCGGTCAACCCCGGCACGCCGCAATCGATCGTCTTCCTGGTGTCCGCCGTCGCCTGCCTTACGGTCGCGCTGGCGCTGTGGCGGCGCTCGCGCTGGAGCGCGCCCGACGCGGTGGAAAGCGTCTGCATGGGCGTCAGCCTGACCGCGATCGTACTCTGGCTCGTTTTTCGCGAAGCGTTCTGGGCGCACATGATCGTCGTCGCGGCGGTCCCGATCAGCTTTTGGCCGACGTGGCGCAGCGTATGGGTGGACCGCGCGCGGGAACGATCGCCCGCCTGGGGACTGTGGACCGTCGGCGATCTCGCCACCCTGCTGCTGGCGACGCGCACGGGTAGCCAGGACGTCGGCGAATATGCCTATATCGTCGTCGAACTCGTCTGCCACGCCAGCGTATGGTTCATGATCGGGCTGCCGACGATCAACCCGTTGCGCTCGTTCGGTTGGCGCGAAGGGCGGTTGCGCGTGCTGGACGCTTACGCCCCGGCGGTGAACCCGTTCTCGGTCGGCGCAAATCATCTCGGCAAGGCGGTGTTCGCGCGCGTCGACTTCATGGAGGGCGAAACCATCGTGCGCTTTTCCGGCCGCCGGATCGCCGCCGCGCGGGTGCCACGCAAGCTGCTGGGTCGCGGCGACCGCTTCCTGCAGATCGCGCGCGACCAGTATCTGGGGCCATCGGGCGCGATCGACGACCTGATCAACCATCATTGCGCGCCGAACGCCGGATTGCGCTTCATGGCCGACGGCGTCTTCCTGATCGCCGCGCGCGACATTGTGGCGGGCGAGGAGATCAACTGGGATTATTCGACCACGCTGTCGGACGGCGGCTGGACGATGAAATGCGAATGCGGGGCGGCGGCTTGTCGGGGGACCATCGCGGCATTCGATACCCTGCCGCCGGATCGGCAGGACTGGTATCGCGCGCGCAACCTGGTCGCGCCGTACCTGCGCGGCGATGCGAAACGGGCGGAGAAGGTCGCCTGA
- the dinB gene encoding DNA polymerase IV, with the protein MPEEQTRKIVHIDMDAFYASVEQRDDPALRGKPVAVGGSSARGVVAAASYEARAFGVRSAMPSVTARRQCPDLVFVKPRFDVYHGISRQIRAIFADYTALIEPLSLDEAYLDVTEDIRGLGSARAIAEEIRARIREDTGLTASAGVSYNKFIAKLASDQNKPDGICVIPPAKGAAFVASLPVKRFHGVGPVTAAKMARLGIDTGADLRDQPIEFLRAHFGSYSEYLFKAARGIDHRAVRSHRQAKSVGAERTFGTNLHDRDEIAAALSTVAEAAWVRIDRSGTRGRTVTLKLRRADFETCTRAKSFPNGIEDRAMFERVGAELLERELPVEGGVRLLGLTLSGIIEDNAPDQPALPL; encoded by the coding sequence ATGCCGGAAGAACAAACCCGGAAGATCGTCCATATCGACATGGATGCGTTCTACGCGTCGGTCGAACAGCGCGACGATCCAGCGCTGCGCGGCAAACCCGTCGCGGTCGGCGGCTCCAGCGCACGCGGCGTGGTGGCGGCGGCGAGTTACGAGGCGCGGGCGTTCGGCGTGCGATCCGCGATGCCGTCGGTCACCGCGCGACGGCAATGTCCGGACCTGGTGTTCGTCAAGCCGCGCTTCGACGTCTATCACGGGATCAGTCGGCAGATCCGCGCGATCTTCGCCGACTACACCGCGTTGATCGAACCTTTGTCGCTGGACGAAGCCTATCTCGATGTGACCGAGGACATCCGCGGCCTCGGCTCGGCGCGCGCGATCGCCGAGGAGATACGCGCGCGGATCAGGGAAGATACCGGCCTGACCGCGTCGGCGGGCGTCAGCTACAACAAGTTCATCGCGAAGCTGGCGTCGGACCAGAACAAGCCCGACGGCATCTGCGTCATCCCGCCCGCGAAGGGCGCGGCGTTCGTCGCGTCGCTGCCGGTCAAACGCTTCCACGGCGTCGGTCCGGTTACCGCGGCCAAGATGGCGCGCCTCGGAATCGATACCGGGGCGGACCTGCGCGACCAGCCGATCGAGTTCCTGCGCGCACATTTCGGCAGCTATTCGGAGTATCTGTTCAAGGCCGCCCGCGGGATAGACCACCGCGCGGTGCGCAGCCATCGGCAAGCCAAGTCGGTCGGCGCGGAGCGGACGTTCGGAACCAACCTGCACGATCGAGATGAGATTGCGGCGGCGCTGTCGACGGTCGCAGAGGCGGCGTGGGTGCGGATCGATCGCAGCGGCACGCGCGGGCGGACGGTGACGCTGAAACTGCGCCGCGCCGATTTTGAAACGTGTACCCGCGCGAAGTCGTTTCCGAACGGCATCGAGGATCGCGCAATGTTCGAACGCGTCGGCGCGGAGTTGCTGGAGCGCGAACTTCCGGTCGAGGGCGGTGTCAGGCTATTGGGGCTGACGCTCTCGGGGATCATCGAGGACAACGCGCCGGATCAGCCCGCCTTGCCGCTATGA
- a CDS encoding cytochrome P450 yields the protein MDGRFVPPYPDPHPTKSSLFRRFVRGWNSWIHVLFAKSYTMKMGEIHTPGLHMYIANDPPLVKRIMDGWREFPKHRLLVQTLDPAIGNSVFSANGDDWQQQRAMVNRVFQHTASGRTLAMMQDAADDIVARIAALDLSQPVDLDPLMTHVAADVIFRTLFSIRLDAHRAEQIYRGFHRFQRHAQSASMLRFYRLPTLGYMAASRRAARDIHAAFAEIVRDRYDAYHARGERAHDDILQGLLDARHPQTGAPFTLTGVMEQVSTIFLAGHETSASAMCWALYCLAEDRATQDAVRAEAAEPTTADALKRMTMTRNVFREALRLYPPVSFLPREVTCPTQFRDKTLPAGAMLVVSPWLIQRNRDHWPCPHAFDPARFDDPANKASVKDAYLPFGQGPRVCVGAGFATQEAMVVIAAMVRAFDLSAVDGDKPEPVSRLTLRPKNGLRLHLSAR from the coding sequence ATCGACGGGCGCTTCGTGCCCCCCTACCCCGATCCGCATCCGACGAAATCGTCGCTGTTCCGGCGCTTCGTCCGTGGCTGGAATTCGTGGATCCACGTGCTGTTCGCGAAAAGCTACACGATGAAGATGGGGGAGATCCACACTCCCGGCCTGCATATGTACATCGCCAACGATCCGCCGCTGGTGAAGCGGATCATGGACGGGTGGCGCGAGTTTCCGAAGCACCGGTTGCTCGTCCAGACGCTCGATCCCGCGATCGGCAACAGCGTGTTTTCCGCCAATGGCGACGATTGGCAACAACAGCGCGCGATGGTCAATCGCGTGTTCCAGCATACCGCGTCGGGCCGCACGCTGGCGATGATGCAGGACGCCGCCGACGACATCGTCGCACGGATCGCAGCGCTCGACCTGAGCCAGCCGGTCGATCTTGATCCGCTGATGACCCACGTCGCCGCCGACGTCATCTTCCGCACGTTGTTCTCGATCCGGCTGGATGCGCACCGCGCGGAGCAGATCTACCGAGGATTCCACCGGTTTCAGCGCCATGCGCAATCGGCGTCGATGCTGCGCTTCTATCGCCTGCCGACGCTGGGTTACATGGCCGCATCGCGGCGTGCGGCGCGCGATATCCATGCCGCGTTCGCAGAGATCGTCCGCGACCGGTACGACGCCTATCACGCACGGGGGGAGCGAGCGCACGACGATATCCTGCAGGGTCTGCTCGACGCCCGTCACCCGCAGACCGGGGCACCGTTCACGTTGACCGGCGTGATGGAACAGGTTTCGACGATCTTCCTGGCCGGGCATGAGACCTCGGCCAGCGCGATGTGCTGGGCGCTATATTGCCTGGCCGAGGATCGCGCGACGCAGGACGCGGTGCGCGCCGAGGCCGCAGAGCCCACGACCGCCGACGCGCTGAAGCGGATGACGATGACGCGCAACGTCTTCCGCGAGGCGCTCAGGCTGTACCCCCCGGTCAGCTTCCTGCCGCGCGAGGTGACATGTCCTACGCAATTCCGTGACAAGACCCTGCCGGCGGGTGCGATGCTGGTCGTGTCGCCGTGGCTGATCCAGCGCAATCGCGACCATTGGCCCTGCCCGCACGCCTTCGACCCCGCCCGCTTCGACGATCCGGCCAACAAGGCGAGCGTCAAGGACGCGTACCTCCCCTTCGGCCAGGGCCCGCGCGTCTGCGTCGGCGCAGGCTTCGCGACGCAGGAGGCAATGGTGGTGATCGCGGCGATGGTCCGCGCGTTCGACCTTTCCGCAGTGGACGGCGACAAACCCGAACCCGTCAGCCGCCTGACGCTTCGCCCGAAGAACGGCTTGCGATTGCACCTCTCCGCACGCTAA
- the kdsA gene encoding 3-deoxy-8-phosphooctulonate synthase, which produces MTDVSVREVTFGNARPFVLVSGPCQIESRDHALRLAEALSGMARAGGVPFVFKSSFDKANRTSVSGRRGVGIDEGLRILSDIRGLLGCPVLTDIHTAEQAAPAAQAVDILQIPAFLCRQTDLLVAAGKTGAVVNVKKGQFLAPWDMAAVAEKIASTGNERIILTERGASFGYNTLVSDLRALPIMARTGYPVMYDATHSVQAPGGLGGASGGDRAFAPMLARAAVAAGVAAVFAEAHDDPDNAPSDGPVMLPLEWMPGLIATLKRIDAVVKGAEG; this is translated from the coding sequence ATGACCGACGTCAGCGTGCGCGAGGTGACGTTCGGCAATGCGCGGCCGTTCGTGCTGGTCAGCGGGCCGTGTCAGATCGAGAGCCGCGACCATGCGCTGCGGCTGGCCGAGGCGCTGTCGGGCATGGCGCGCGCGGGCGGCGTGCCGTTCGTGTTCAAATCGTCGTTCGACAAGGCCAACCGCACGTCGGTGAGCGGGCGGCGCGGGGTGGGGATCGACGAGGGGCTGCGCATCCTGTCCGATATTCGTGGGCTCCTCGGCTGCCCGGTGCTGACCGACATCCACACCGCCGAACAGGCCGCGCCCGCCGCGCAGGCGGTCGATATCCTGCAGATCCCCGCGTTTCTGTGCCGCCAGACCGACCTGCTGGTCGCGGCGGGCAAGACCGGGGCTGTGGTGAACGTGAAGAAGGGCCAGTTCCTCGCGCCGTGGGACATGGCGGCGGTGGCGGAGAAGATCGCCTCGACCGGCAATGAGCGCATCATCCTGACCGAACGCGGCGCGAGCTTCGGGTACAATACGCTGGTCAGCGACCTGCGCGCGCTGCCGATCATGGCGCGGACCGGGTATCCGGTGATGTACGACGCGACGCACTCGGTGCAGGCCCCCGGGGGCTTGGGCGGCGCATCGGGCGGCGACCGGGCTTTTGCGCCAATGCTGGCGCGCGCGGCGGTCGCGGCCGGCGTCGCGGCGGTGTTCGCGGAGGCGCACGACGACCCCGACAACGCGCCGTCGGACGGCCCGGTGATGCTGCCGCTGGAATGGATGCCGGGGCTGATCGCGACGCTGAAGCGCATCGATGCGGTGGTGAAGGGGGCGGAAGGCTAA